One genomic window of Cannabis sativa cultivar Pink pepper isolate KNU-18-1 chromosome 2, ASM2916894v1, whole genome shotgun sequence includes the following:
- the LOC115720765 gene encoding putative high mobility group B protein 11: MQMENGNGDSPESPINGLKFSNGSTMKFSVCDGKHLLENSESFYKKLYEMYESSGLNLVLNVRETLLNLHVFYKEVVQRGGFYQVTKNKKWEEVAVALKIDGLKMKFPAQLQQVYALFLFQFEQIYSYRAPEKAAADPGHAFYHGNCSVMKRKSADSLCLAQSDEEDDVPVEKKILIRKSNSVCREHKLTPHTPKVKETVVVKKTKKKLSPGRNRNIRTAYQIFIREECDRLKKTRGVRQRGQSFRSMADDAWRHLTESERQPYIEESNRDREKYSQPLEADSAVHNNDMENKETAHNNLDGDYHVQAEFGKPQVHDQGAVEFGNPLLHDQDAVDFANRTMNKNLADPILPND; encoded by the exons ATGCAAATGGAGAACGGTAATGGGGACTCTCCAGAGAGTCCAATCAACGGCTTAAAGTTCTCTAATGGCTCGACTATGAAATTTTCTGTGTGTGATGGGAAACACTTGCTGGAAAACTCTGAGAGCTTTTACAAGAAGCTGTATGAGATGTACGAGTCATCTGGACTCAACCTTGT GCTAAATGTTCGAGAAACACTACTCAATTTGCATGTATTTTACAAAGAAGTCGTTCAAAGAGGCGGTTTTTACCAg gttaccaaaaataaaaaatgggagGAAGTTGCTGTTGCCCTGAAAATAGATGGCCTCAAAATGAAGTTTCCTGCTCAACTTCAACAAGTTTATGCTCTTTTTCTTTTCCAGTTTGAGCAAATTTACTCCTACAGGGCACCTGAGAAAGCAGCTGCTGATCCAG GTCATGCTTTCTATCATGGAAATTGTTCAGTGATGAAGCGAAAGAGTGCAGATTCATTATGCCTGGCGCAATcagatgaagaagatgatgttCCAGTGGAGAAAAAGATCTTAATCAGAAAATCTAATTCAGTGTGTAGAG AACATAAATTAACCCCACATACACCAAAAGTGAAAGAGACAGTGGTGGTTAAGAAGACCAAGAAGAAACTTTCCCCTGGCCGAAATCGGAATATAAGGACTGCATATCAGATCTTCATCAGGGAAGAATGTGATAGGTTGAAAAAAACTAGAGGGGTGAGGCAACGAGGCCAGAGTTTCAGAAGTATGGCAGACGATGCGTGGAGACACCTCACCGAAAGTGAACGACAG CCATACATTGAGGAAAGCAATAGGGACAGGGAAAAATATTCTCAACCACTGGAGGCTGATTCTGCAGTACACAACAATGACATGGAAAATAAAGAGACAGCACACAACAACTTGGATGGGGATTATCATGTCCAAGCTGAGTTTGGAAAACCCCAAGTCCATGATCAAGGTGCAGTTGAGTTTGGAAACCCCTTATTGCACGATCAAGATGCTGTTGACTTCGCCAATCGAACCATGAACAAAAATCTAGCTGACCCAATACTCCCAAACGACTGA
- the LOC115718665 gene encoding pentatricopeptide repeat-containing protein At5g48910, with amino-acid sequence MSLSTITAITTTTNLPYQFKPEGFSTETSTPTSHLSQKTILSILNTKCINSLHHLRQAHALVLKSGHFQDHYVAGTLVKCYVNPYFKNLDIALKVFDQVPKPNVFLWNILIKGCLQNNEPLLVVLLYCQMVAANCRPNKFTFPAVFKACNLVQAAKEGVQVHAHVVKHQFSSDGHVKSAGIQMYASFGYVDEARRMLHEAGDSDVICWNAMIDGCLKFGNVEAAKEAFEAMPRRNVGSWNAMISGFARCGMVDAAREFFDGMSERDEISWTAIIDGYVKEGYFKEALEVFYLMQREEIKPGKFMLSSVLAACANVGAFDQGRWIHAYVERNSIRLDAVLGTALLDMYAKCGRLDLAWDVFEKMKHKETFTWNAMIGGLAMHGRADDAFELFSKMQWKKFKPDKITLVNILNTCAHAGLVDKGIRIFSSMNRLYGFEPEVEHYGCIVDLLGRAGLLADAEDLISSMPMRPNAAVFGALLGACKIHGDVELGERIGKMLLELEPHNSGRYALLSNIYAKAGKWKDVENVRKLMKQRGIKTIPGISMIDLDGTVHEFKMGDGSHPQMKDIYLMLEKIIEKLRIEGYSPNTTQVLFDISEEEKETELQYHSEKLAMAFGLLNTTPGTTIRIVKNLRVCEDCHSATKLISQIYNRDIVVRDRVRYHHFRNGKCSCKDFW; translated from the coding sequence ATGAGCCTAAGCACCATAACTGCCATCACCACCACCACAAATCTTCCTTATCAGTTCAAACCAGAGGGCTTCAGTACAGAAACCTCCACGCCCACATCCCATCTTTCTCAGAAAACAATCTTATCTATCTTAAACacaaaatgtataaattctttACATCACTTGAGGCAAGCCCATGCTCTAGTTTTAAAATCAGGCCATTTTCAGGACCATTACGTAGCAGGAACCTTGGTGAAATGCTATGTAAATCCTTATTTCAAGAACTTAGACATTGCACTCAAGGTGTTCGATCAAGTGCCAAAGCCAAATGTTTTCTTGTGGAATATTTTGATTAAAGGGTGTCTTCAGAACAATGAGCCATTGTTGGTTGTGTTGTTGTACTGTCAAATGGTGGCCGCGAATTGTAGGCCTAATAAGTTCACCTTTCCTGCGGTTTTCAAGGCCTGCAATTTGGTGCAGGCGGCGAAAGAAGGTGTTCAAGTCCATGCCCATGTTGTGAAACATCAGTTTAGCAGTGATGGGCACGTAAAGAGTGCCGGGATTCAGATGTATGCCTCTTTTGGATATGTGGATGAGGCTCGGCGGATGCTTCATGAGGCTGGGGATTCGGATGTTATCTGTTGGAATGCAATGATTGATGGTTGTTTGAAATTTGGTAATGTTGAAGCGGCTAAGGAAGCGTTTGAGGCAATGCCAAGAAGAAATGTTGGTTCTTGGAATGCAATGATTAGTGGTTTTGCTAGGTGTGGGATGGTAGATGCTGCAAGGGAGTTTTTTGATGGAATGAGTGAGAGAGATGAAATATCTTGGACAGCTATTATTGATGGTTATGTAAAAGAAGGGTATTTCAAGGAAGCCTTGGAAGTTTTCTATTTGATGCAAAGAGAGGAAATTAAGCCGGGAAAGTTTATGTTATCGAGTGTGTTAGCTGCTTGTGCCAATGTTGGAGCATTTGATCAAGGAAGGTGGATTCATGCTTATGTCGAAAGGAATTCAATTCGGTTGGATGCTGTATTAGGGACTGCCCTGTTGGATATGTATGCTAAATGTGGCCGGCTTGATTTGGCATGGGATGTTTTCGAAAAGATGAAACACAAAGAAACTTTTACTTGGAATGCCATGATTGGTGGGCTTGCTATGCATGGTAGGGCAGATGATGCCTTTGAGCTATTCTCTAAGATGCAGTGGAAAAAGTTTAAACCAGATAAGATTACATTAGTGAACATTTTAAACACTTGTGCTCATGCAGGCTTGGTAGATAAAGGTATTAGGATTTTCAGCTCTATGAATAGATTGTATGGTTTTGAACCAGAAGTAGAGCATTATGGGTGCAttgttgatcttttgggtagagCAGGGTTACTTGCAGATGCAGAGGACTTAATAAGCTCAATGCCCATGAGACCGAATGCAGCTGTTTTCGGGGCGCTATTAGGTGCTTGCAAGATACATGGAGATGTTGAATTGGGTGAGAGAATTGGGAAAATGTTGCTTGAACTAGAGCCACATAACAGTGGTCGGTATGCATTATTGTCAAATATCTATGCAAAGGCAGGAAAATGGAAAGATGTTGAAAATGTGAGAAAATTGATGAAGCAAAGAGGTATAAAGACTATTCCTGGAATTAGCATGATTGACTTGGATGGTACAGTTCATGAATTCAAAATGGGTGATGGGTCTCACCCACAAATGAAGGACATTTACTTGATGTTGGAAAAGATCATAGAGAAGCTTCGAATCGAAGGTTATTCGCCAAATACTACCCAAGTTTTGTTTGATATCtcagaagaagagaaagaaactgaGCTTCAGTACCACAGTGAAAAGCTTGCCATGGCTTTTGGTCTCCTTAACACAACTCCTGGAACAACAATAAGAATAGTGAAAAACTTGAGGGTCTGTGAGGACTGCCATTCTGCTACCAAGCTCATTTCGCAGATATATAACCGAGACATAGTTGTTAGAGACCGCGTTCGATATCACCACTTTAGAAATGGAAAATGTTCATGTAAGGATTTCTGGTAA